The sequence below is a genomic window from Pleurocapsa sp. PCC 7327.
GCTCGTTCGCGAGGAAACAATTTTAATTGGCTTGCGAGGGCCTGTTTTGCGAGGAATTGCAATTATCTTGGAAATTTCTGTTGAAGAAAAAGAAGCAGGAATTCTCTCGTTAAAATCTATTAATAATGAAGGGCAACGCTACAAAAAACACTTTTTAGATTTAGATGGATTGGGCGTGCGCGATCTCTGTCTAGATGGAGAAGATGTTCTAATTCTCGCAGGTCCAACCATGGATTTAGATGGAACGTTGCGAGTTTTTCGCTGGCAAGGCGCTTTTGGTTTACCCGATAAGAGTTTTTCAGTACAAAAAGAAGGCACGTTAGCAACTTTATTTGATATTCCTTATACTAGCGGCAGCGATCGCGCTGAAGGGTTAACCTTATTTCCTCATGCCAATGCAGCTAAAGCTGTCTTGGTCGTCTACGATTCGCCCGACTCGAAAAGAATTATCGAACCTGCCGGAGTTTTAGCAGATGTGTTTGCCTGGGAATAGGTTCTGGCACAGAGGGATTGGCGAGATCGCGCTTGGGCTTGTTTGTTATAGTTGCAAAAACTAGGAGAAAAAGTCCATTTAAAGCTACACTAACTTACGAAACTCTCTTATCTGTTGGGGCGAGCGCCATAGATAATAACTCTGATGAATATCATTCCCACAGAAATTCCTGAAGTTTTAATCCTAGAACCCCGCGTTTTTGGAGACGAACGCGGTTTTTTCTACGAGAGTTATAACGAACGGGAGTTCGCTGAAAAAACTGGCGTAACGGCACATTTTGTCCAAGATAATCATTCTCGTTCTCTCAAAAACGTCTTGCGGGGGTTGCACTATCAAATTCAACAGCCGCAAGGTAAGTTAGTCCGAGTTGTTGTAGGAGAAGTGTTTGACGTTGCCGTCGATCTCAGAAAAACTTCACCCACCTTCGGACGATGGGTAGGCTGCCTTCTAAGTGCAGAAAATAAGCGGCAATTTTGGATTCCAGAAGGATTTGCCCACGGCTTTCTAGTCCTCTCGGAAGTGGCAGAATTTTTGTATAAAACCACCAATTACTACGCACCTCAATACGAGCGAACTTTACTGTGGAACGATCCCGATCTCGCGATCGACTGGCGCCTAAAAACCGAACCCATCCTATCGACCAAAGATAAAGCAGGTAAACCTCTTAAGCAAGCTGCGGTTTTTCTGTAACTTTAAAGATGGGGAGACTTCTGAGACTGGGAGATGGGGGACAAGGGGGAGTGTGGGAGGAAGTGGGAGGGTGGAGAGAACCGGGAGACAACTAACTACTAACTACTAACTACTCCTCAATGACCAATCCAAAATCCTCTTATCGAATGACAAATGACCAAGCGCATTTTAGTGACGGGAATTCACGGACAATTAGGGCAAGAGTTAAAACAAACCCTAGCCCCATTAGGAGAGGTGATTGGGGTGGGACGCGAAACGATGGACTTGACTCAACCGAATGCGATTCGTCAAGCTATTGCCCAAGCAAAACCCGATCTCATCGTCAATGCGGCTGCCTATACAGCAGTGGATAAAGCAGAAACCGAAGTAGAATTAGCTAACGCTATCAATGCGATCGCGCCTGCAATTATGGCACAAGAATGCCAGCAGCTAGGAGCCACTCTGCTTCACGTTTCTACCGATTATGTCTTTGACGGCAAGAAAAATACGCCCTATCTCGAAGAAGATAGTCCCAATCCTCTCAGTGTTTATGGCAAATCCAAGCTAGCAGGAGAAGCGGCGATCGCGCAAGCTTGCCAATCCCATATCATTTTGAGAACGGCTTGGGTTTACGGGACTTGTGGCAAAAGTAACTTTGTCAAAACCATGCTGCGCCTCGGCAAAGAACGAGAAGAAATCCGAGTCGTTGCCGACCAAGTTGGCAGTCCCACCTGGGCGCCAGATATTGCCCGAGCGATTGCTAAACTTGCCATCGATTCAGACAAAATGGGGGAAGCGACGAGGGGGATTTATCACTTTACCAATAGCGGCGTTGCCAGTTGGTACGATTTTGCGATCGCTATTTTTGAGCAAGCAAGACAACTCGGTTTTCCGCTCAAAATCCGACAAGTCGTCCCGATTACGACTGCTGAATATCCCACGCCTGCCAAACGTCCTGCCTATTCAGTCCTTTCGGGTCAAAAAATCTCAGCCATCTTGGGAACTCATCCCCTTTACTGGCGAGACTCTCTCAGACAGATGCTCGAACAACTTGCTTCTCAAGCTTGATAAATGCCGAGCCATGCCAATCCAATCTTATTATCGCTCTTTATGGCGAAGCTACTCGCCCATCAAAACGGCTAAAGTCATTTATCGGGAATGGAAGCCTTCAGCCTTGTAGAAAAGTTAAGCTTCTGAAGTCCAAAACCCAAGCAAAATTTTATGTCTAAACAGTTTAATTTAGCTGTAATTCCAAACCTTAAAGTCGAACTATTGCCCGACGGGCGAGTTGCGATCGAGCAAAAATTTTTAGAGGGAATCCTCAAGTACGATGGTTTGTGGTCTGGCTCTGTTACAGTTTTGATGGAGAAAAACCCCGACCGGGATAAAAATTTTCATAAAAAAATCTTCAAACGAGACGAATTGCCATTCAAGTTGGAAATTATTTCTTCCAAAGAAATAACTCCGCAAAAATTGTTGGAAAATAAGATTTCTGTCGTTCTAGCTAGTGCAGATTATCGAAAAAACCACCTCAGTCAAGTTTGTCACTCAGCCAATCTCCCGTGTATCTACATCACTGAGTACAGCCTACAAACTAGGAAACAGATAATCGCTGCCAACACCAATAATCCATTACTTCGCTTGCGCAGAAATCTATGGGAAGAAAATCAGGAACGGAAGCAGCGCAAGGCAATAGCACTGGCAGAGGGAGTGCAGTGTAATGGAACGCCAACCTATGAAGCCTATCGTACCATCAATCGCAATCCACTCCTCTATTTTGATGGTCGCGTGACCGAAGCGATGCTAGCCACAAAGGAGGAGATCGAAAAGCGCTTCCTCAACTGCAAGGAAGATAGGCCGTTGCGATTGCTTTTTTCGGGACGGCTTATCAAAATGAAAGGAGCCGATCGCTTGCTGGATGTAGCGCGAGAACTTAAGCACTCGGGAATTCAGTTTGAGATGTTTATCTGTGGAGATGGCGATTTGAGAGAGAAAATGCAACGCGAGATCGTTGCTGCCCGACTAAAGGATCGCGTCAAAATGATGGGAGTGCTCGATTTTAAGACAGAGTTAATTCCGTTTGCTAAAGCCAATGTAGATCTGTTTGTTTGTTGTCACCCACAAGGCGATCCCTCTTGCACCTATCTAGAAACGATGTCGTGTGGCGTGCCGATTGTGGGATATGCTAACGAAGCTTTTGAGGGAGTGGTGAAATATTCGCAAGCAGGATGGCTGATTCCCATGGATCGACCCAAGCTAATAGCGCAGCAATTGGCAGCTTTGAGTCAAAATCGCCATTCGATTAAAGCGATGTCCCTAAAAGCCTTAGAGTTTGCCCGCCAGCATACCTTTGAAAAGACCTGGGAAGCACGGATTTCTCATCTAAAACGGGTGGCAATGAGGAAGATGGCTCTCGAATCGAGTATGCTTCACTAATAGAATACTTTCATCGACTCCCAATACTGAATTTATGAAAGCACTGATTCTCTCAGGCGGGAAAGGAACGAGATTGCGTCCCCTAACGCATACTGGGGCAAAGCAATTAGTTCCCGTGGCAAACAAACCCATTCTCTGGTACGGTATTGAAGCGATTGTCGCCGCAGGAATCACGGATATCGGCATTATTATCAGCCCGGAGACTGGAAAAGAAATCCAGGCTATAACTGGCAATGGCGAACGCTTTGGAGCCAAGATTACCTATATCCTGCAAGAGCAACCGCTAGGCTTAGCTCATGCGGTCAAAGTCGCCCAACCCTTTTTAGAAAATTTTCCCTTTATTATGTATTTGGGAGATAACTTGATTCAAGACAGTCTCGATATTTTTCTAGCCGAATTTGCCAAGGAACATTTAGATGCACTGATTCTCTTGCGCACAGTCAGCAATCCCACTGCCTTTGGCGTAGCTGAAGTAGACGAGAAAGGGCGCGTCTTGCAGTTGGTAGAAAAGCCCAAAAATCCCCCGTCTAATCTAGCTTTGGTAGGAATTTACTTTTTCTCTAGCGCCATTCACGGCGCGATCGCATCTATCCAACCCTCTGCTAGAGGGGAGTTGGAAATTACCGATGCCATTCAAGCCCTCATCGATCGCGAGAAACCCGTAGAAGCCCTGCAACTTCAGGGATGGTGGCTCGATACTGGCAAGAAAGACGACCTGCTAGAAGCCAATCGCATTATTCTCGATACCTGCTTGCAGATTGCCGTTGACGGACAGGTAGATGCTCAAAGTCAAGTAAGCGGGCGCGTTCAGATCGGGGCTAACTCCAAAATCATCAACAGCACGATTCGAGGACCGGTCATTATTGGCAACGACTGTCATATAGAAAATTGCTTTATCGGTCCTTATACCAGCATCGCCGATCGCGTTACGCTAATCGAGGCAGACATAGAGCATAGCGTTATCCTGCAAGAGGCTAAAGTGAGTGGCATTCACCAAAGAATTGTGGACAGCGCCATCGGACAGCGTGCCAAGCTAGAAATCGCGCCGCAACGACCGAAAGCTTTACGTTTCCTCATCGGGGATGATTCCCATATCGAGTTAGTTTGATAATTATTTTGGATTGGCGGCTGTATCAAAAAAATCTATGTCCACTGCTAACCTGAGAGTCCTCATCGTAGCCGAACATGCCTCTTTCAAGCTAGGGGGCGAAGCTGCACTCCCTTTGCATTACTTCCGAATTTTGCGCCGACGCGGTATTGAAACTTGGTTAGTCGTTCACGAACGAACTCGCGACGAACTGAAATCCCTCTTTCCCCAAGAATGCGATCGCATTTACTTTATCGCCGATACGATTTGGCACAAATTTCTATGGCAAGTCTGTCAACTGCTTCCAGGTCAACTGGGTAACTTCACTACGGGGTTCGTCATGCGATTTCTCACCCAGATCCTTCAGCGTCGCCTTGCTAAGCAAATTGTCAAAGAAAAAAATATCGATCTCGTTCACCAGCCCATTCCCGTTTCCCCTAGAGAACCATCGACGATTTTCGGCATGGGCGTACCAGTTGTCATCGGACCGATGAATGGAGGTATGGATTATCCCCCCGCTTTTCAGAGACGGCAAAATCCTCTAGAATCTCTGATTTTTGTCGTTGGTCGTTTTCTCTCTAATTTTTTTAACATTTTGATTCCCGGCAAGCGCCAAGCTACTATTCTACTGGTGGCTAACGCTCGTACCAAGAGGGCATTGCCAAAGAGCGTGTTCGGCGAGCACAAAATCGTTGAATTAGTCGAAAATGGAGTAGATCTGTCGATTTGGCAGAATCAATACCCGACTCGTTCGTTAGCAGACAACGAAGCGATCGATTCCCATCCCAGTCAACCACGACCGACAAAATTTATTTATATCGGCAGATTGGTGGACTGGAAAGCCGTCGATCTCCTCTTCATCGCTGTCAAGCAAGTACTTAAGCAAGTCCCAGTAGAAATAGAAATTATTGGCGATGGGAATCAAAAAACCGCTTTGCAAGAACAAGCTAAAAAACTGGGTTTGCTACAATCGGGTTCGGTTCATTTTCTGGGTTGGCTGTCTCAGGTCGATTGTGCCAAACGGCTTAAATCGGCTGATGCCCTAGTTCTGCCAAGCCTATGCGAGTGTGGGGGAGCGGTGATTTTAGAAGCGATGGCAATGGGGATCCCAGTCATTGCTACTAACTGGGGAGGACCGACAGACTATCTCGACGAATCTTGCGGGATCCTGGTCGAACCTAGCTCGCGCGAAGGATTTATCGATGGCTTGGCAACAGCAATGGTTAAATTAGCAACTAATCCGGAATTAGCGCGACAAATGGGTCGGGTGGGAAAACAAAAAATCGTTGACTGCTTCGATTGGGAGATTAAGGTAGATAAAGTATTAGAAATTTATCAAAAGTCCATCGCCTTCAAATCGTTTGATGATTTTCTAAAACTTTGAAATAATGAAAATCAAAGCTATCTCTAGCTCAATTTTATTGGGATTGCGACTGGAAAATTGTTAAAGTGGCTACAAAATAGCGATCGCCAAGATATTAAACAATGACTGATTCTCAACAGGAACGAACTCAATCTAGAAAACCTCGTCGAATTTTAATTACAGGTGGGGCGGGTTTTATTGGTTCTAATTTCGTCCATCACTGGTGTGCCAATTACGGAGGCGATCGCGTCGTCGTTCTCGATGCCCTCACCTATGCGGGCAATCGCCAGAATCTAGCCTCCTTAGAAGGAAAAGCCAACTTTCGCTTCGTTTGCGGCAATATCTGCGATCGCGCCCTAATCGATTCCCTACTTCGAGAAGAAAAGATCGATACGGTTGCTCATTTGGCGGCGGAATCCCACGTAGATCGCTCGATTTTAGGACCCGATGCTTTTATTCAAACCAATGTCGTCGGAACTTTTACCCTACTGGAAAGTTTTCGCCACCATTGGATCGAAGAGGGACAACCAGCAACCTACCGCTTTCTTCACGTTTCCACCGATGAAGTCTACGGCAGTCTCAAACCCGACGATCCGCCCTTCAGAGAAACTACGCCCTACGCGCCCAATAGTCCCTATTCTGCCTCGAAAGCCGGAAGCGATCACCTCGCTCGCGCCTACTATCATACTTACAGTTTGCCGACGATTATTACCAATTGTTCTAACAACTACGGCCCCTACCACTTCCCAGAAAAA
It includes:
- the rfbC gene encoding dTDP-4-dehydrorhamnose 3,5-epimerase, which encodes MNIIPTEIPEVLILEPRVFGDERGFFYESYNEREFAEKTGVTAHFVQDNHSRSLKNVLRGLHYQIQQPQGKLVRVVVGEVFDVAVDLRKTSPTFGRWVGCLLSAENKRQFWIPEGFAHGFLVLSEVAEFLYKTTNYYAPQYERTLLWNDPDLAIDWRLKTEPILSTKDKAGKPLKQAAVFL
- the rfbD gene encoding dTDP-4-dehydrorhamnose reductase; translated protein: MTKRILVTGIHGQLGQELKQTLAPLGEVIGVGRETMDLTQPNAIRQAIAQAKPDLIVNAAAYTAVDKAETEVELANAINAIAPAIMAQECQQLGATLLHVSTDYVFDGKKNTPYLEEDSPNPLSVYGKSKLAGEAAIAQACQSHIILRTAWVYGTCGKSNFVKTMLRLGKEREEIRVVADQVGSPTWAPDIARAIAKLAIDSDKMGEATRGIYHFTNSGVASWYDFAIAIFEQARQLGFPLKIRQVVPITTAEYPTPAKRPAYSVLSGQKISAILGTHPLYWRDSLRQMLEQLASQA
- a CDS encoding glycosyltransferase family 4 protein — translated: MSKQFNLAVIPNLKVELLPDGRVAIEQKFLEGILKYDGLWSGSVTVLMEKNPDRDKNFHKKIFKRDELPFKLEIISSKEITPQKLLENKISVVLASADYRKNHLSQVCHSANLPCIYITEYSLQTRKQIIAANTNNPLLRLRRNLWEENQERKQRKAIALAEGVQCNGTPTYEAYRTINRNPLLYFDGRVTEAMLATKEEIEKRFLNCKEDRPLRLLFSGRLIKMKGADRLLDVARELKHSGIQFEMFICGDGDLREKMQREIVAARLKDRVKMMGVLDFKTELIPFAKANVDLFVCCHPQGDPSCTYLETMSCGVPIVGYANEAFEGVVKYSQAGWLIPMDRPKLIAQQLAALSQNRHSIKAMSLKALEFARQHTFEKTWEARISHLKRVAMRKMALESSMLH
- a CDS encoding glucose-1-phosphate thymidylyltransferase; its protein translation is MKALILSGGKGTRLRPLTHTGAKQLVPVANKPILWYGIEAIVAAGITDIGIIISPETGKEIQAITGNGERFGAKITYILQEQPLGLAHAVKVAQPFLENFPFIMYLGDNLIQDSLDIFLAEFAKEHLDALILLRTVSNPTAFGVAEVDEKGRVLQLVEKPKNPPSNLALVGIYFFSSAIHGAIASIQPSARGELEITDAIQALIDREKPVEALQLQGWWLDTGKKDDLLEANRIILDTCLQIAVDGQVDAQSQVSGRVQIGANSKIINSTIRGPVIIGNDCHIENCFIGPYTSIADRVTLIEADIEHSVILQEAKVSGIHQRIVDSAIGQRAKLEIAPQRPKALRFLIGDDSHIELV
- a CDS encoding glycosyltransferase family 4 protein; this translates as MSTANLRVLIVAEHASFKLGGEAALPLHYFRILRRRGIETWLVVHERTRDELKSLFPQECDRIYFIADTIWHKFLWQVCQLLPGQLGNFTTGFVMRFLTQILQRRLAKQIVKEKNIDLVHQPIPVSPREPSTIFGMGVPVVIGPMNGGMDYPPAFQRRQNPLESLIFVVGRFLSNFFNILIPGKRQATILLVANARTKRALPKSVFGEHKIVELVENGVDLSIWQNQYPTRSLADNEAIDSHPSQPRPTKFIYIGRLVDWKAVDLLFIAVKQVLKQVPVEIEIIGDGNQKTALQEQAKKLGLLQSGSVHFLGWLSQVDCAKRLKSADALVLPSLCECGGAVILEAMAMGIPVIATNWGGPTDYLDESCGILVEPSSREGFIDGLATAMVKLATNPELARQMGRVGKQKIVDCFDWEIKVDKVLEIYQKSIAFKSFDDFLKL
- the rfbB gene encoding dTDP-glucose 4,6-dehydratase, which translates into the protein MTDSQQERTQSRKPRRILITGGAGFIGSNFVHHWCANYGGDRVVVLDALTYAGNRQNLASLEGKANFRFVCGNICDRALIDSLLREEKIDTVAHLAAESHVDRSILGPDAFIQTNVVGTFTLLESFRHHWIEEGQPATYRFLHVSTDEVYGSLKPDDPPFRETTPYAPNSPYSASKAGSDHLARAYYHTYSLPTIITNCSNNYGPYHFPEKLIPLMCINILLGKPLPVYGDGQNIRDWLYVGDHCRALDTVLHRGRPGKTYNIGGNNEVKNIDLVDRLCELMDELAPELPVRPSKQLITFVKDRPGHDRRYAINATKMRQELGWTPQETLSSGLRKTIKWYLNNRNWWQPLLSQEYQAYYQKVYGQVEPVN